Below is a genomic region from Vicia villosa cultivar HV-30 ecotype Madison, WI unplaced genomic scaffold, Vvil1.0 ctg.000577F_1_1, whole genome shotgun sequence.
aaaatttgttcttttagcttttcagggctatccataccataggagggtaggaagtccttttattggatgtaaaggTTCATCGaggttatcgttcgccacaagactgtccctaccataaagagggcaagaagtctaagggaaggatataatagtcatttaggcaacatgtaaagactcctgagcattcgaagggacgatcatcatttatcgagacAACATCGAGGGatgagatcatatttatcgtaggcaactggaagggactatgatctttatatcgaaggactatgatgattttatcgaaggcaataggctaaggagtccctacgctcgaagggacttgactattctgatcGAAAGGCAACAGTGAGAGGAGTTACCCTAGAGGtgggtgtgtgcagcaatcacgtgagttagattcgagtatttatcTTGCGTTAGTGAGCTACGTCCAGTTATTattcttgccactccctattttactaaccatgcAATTATTATcatgcagaaattaaagtgcggaaaataaaacctacgctattacagttTTTATGGGAGGGGGATTTTACAATAAACACATGTGGGgagaaaaataaaatcctaaatctattacaataaacacctgcagaggcaaaataatagaaaccctaagctattacaaggctttgggggcAGATACAGAAATTAGGCAAATGaatataataaacataataaaaggcaaaccccaaatggggaacaagttaaccatagttaatagaataaataaggcaaGACAAAAAggcgaatgaaaataaaaaggcaaaaaatacagggaaattaaaaggtttttgaaaacaacagGATGAaccttgatttttaaaatatttataataaaaagggttagtaaaaacagtgattaatagtcatgatgaaaatagttagccaaaaataaaatcagggtttgaaaacctaaaaataattaattaacctaaaattaaattaattagcctaaaaataattattagcctaaaaataaatttattagcctaaattaattattagcctaaaaataaattatgtgaTAAAATtttaaccctaattcatgaaaatggacaacatctacctattatatattttagggttaatggttaaaaaatagattttaccaaggttttcaagggcaatgaagcaaacaaataagtgtaaggaagaattgacacctgatccctttggccaaaggaggtacctgcaaaaataataataagaatattagtaatagtaataataataacacaagaaaagaattggggtttagaaaattaaattatggacaaaattacgaataaccttgatttggccaaataccaaaaggtttttggccaaatatgaataaccttgatttggccaaataccaaaaggtttttgatcaaaaaagcaattggggtaccatccacttggtcaatccatagcaaacctgttcataaaccaacataatgttacggttaagaaaacaaatggaaaaatagaaaagtgattaaaataaaatcaaaaaaatataaaaacctgattataaatcaaataaaataagaacaaaaaactacaaatttttttagatttttttgaaaatatgaaaatagtaattaaatcaaataaaatagaaaaaaagaggaatttgcgatgTTGAGGGTCAAAATTTTTTTCTAAACttgtggaaaaaattcggagcaaatcgaaacaatAGTTTCAGAATTTGACTGATAGGCTGGAATATTTATTACTGTGCTGCAGCCGGAATTGCAACCATGAAGAAGGAGAGTCGGagtaagggttagaattgttagtcctatttatatcatcatgaattaggttagaagaataataattatagtaaaactatggaccaaatcaaagcccagaaatcaatttgttttaattttaataaaaaattaaatcaaactaatttaataagattgacttgttccctaagttataaaaagtgctaaaaataggacaaataagattaaaaacttctttttttggattttttgaatattttatgatttttggtgatttttttgactaaaaatgcataaaaagttaaaattgcttatttaaaaaaatgcctatttaattaatacgaaaattaaaaataaaatgataaaaaaagattttttgtgattttttaatataaatgaaaataaaattaaaactatagttagaaacaaataaaagaaaaaagtgttaGAACTGTGATTCAAACCTgagactttgtacttgcaagccttatCTCCTTACCAATTGCGCtaaattatttgtttgaaataaaagtcaattgaaagtgtatgaagcatgggaaaacattttgctatttattaaaatataaataatttaagagtaaattattatattttataatagacttaaaatcgaatatttataaaattcaagacgtcaatgtgaatgacctcaaaattttataaaaaatccaattttgaaataatttgaatatttgaatatggtgggcaaattttggggtatgacacactgtcatcttctgtatgatcttctttatgttttttTGGCGGCTTCCACTGcaccattcatttttggtcgaTACGGAGAAGAATTATGGTGTTTAATCTTGAACTGTGTACAAAGCTTAgtgatcatcttgttgttcaTATTAGTACCATTatttgtgatgatcctttcggggatacCATACCGGTAGATGACGTTATGCTTGATAAATCGAGCCACTACATTCTTGGTAACTGAAGCAAATGAGGCAGCTTCCACCCATTTCAtaaagtaatcaatagccacaaggATGAAACGGTGTCCATTAGAAGTgataggtttgatttctccaatcacatCAATGTCCCACATTgtaaaaggccaaggagcagtcagaaCATTCAACGAAATCAGAggcacatgtactttgtcagcatagatctggcatttgtgacaagttcggAAATGATGATGGCAGTCAGCTTCCATggtggaccagtagtaacctgcccTCAGAATCTTTTTGGCCATGgtatgtccactagaatgagttccaaagaTACCGTCGTGCATGTTTTCCATaatctcttctgcttccttcttgttcacacaacgaagcaatgATGAGTCATGATTACGTTTGtataggattccattacttaggaaAAACTTGGCAGAGAACCTCCTTAAGAAtttcttgtcattgatagatgccccttcagggtactcccgAGCTTCCAGATATCTTTTTACCTTGTGGAACCAAGGTTTCTCTTCTACCTCCTCAGTGCCAATCTCACAACAAAATGTTGGTTCGTCCATTCTTTCAAtagtgatcataggcgcctcattgtcccatctgactttgaacatagatgaaaTAGTAGCTAACACATCTGCCAACTGATTTTCTTCTCGTGGAATATGCTCAAAGGTAAtctcttcgaaataaggaatcaagGTCAACACGTGCTCCTTATAAGGTAGGAGATtgggatgcttcgtgtcccattccccttggATTTGACTAATTACCAAAGTTGAATCCCCATACACTTCCAAAAATTTGACTCTcaaatcgattgcagctttgaggtCCAtgatgcatgcttcgtattcagccatattgttggtgcaatcaaaacatagtcttgcagtgaaagGCGTATGTCCACCTTCAAGAGAGATAATCACATAACCAATACCGTTAACAAGTGTGTTCGAaactccgtcaaaaaccatagtccatcgagatcctggttcgggtccttcatccggaccaggTTCTTTGTAATTtgtaacaagcataacatcttcgACTGGGAACTCAAAATTCATAGATTGATAGTCATCTATTGCCTGATGGGCCAAATGATCAGCCAGTATGCTTCCTTTGATCGCCTTCTGGTTCGTAtactgaatgtcatattctgttagtatcatctgccatcttgctattcgtccgaAGAGAGCGGGTTTCTCAAATACGTACTTGATatgatccattttggagatcaataaagtggtatggttcaacatatactgtctcattcggcgagcagcccatgccaaagggcagcaagttttctcgagtagtgagtatcttgtttcacagtcggtaaactttttgctaaggtagtatattgcatgctcttttcgaccggactcgtcatgttggcccagcacgcaccccattgagttctccaaCACTATTAAAATGATTaaaggtcttccttcaactggtggTAACATGATCGGAGGCTCCTGCAGATActtcttgattttatcaaaggcttcCTGGCACTGGTCATTCCACCTTACTGTTTGATCTTTCGTCAGTAGTTTGAAGATTggttcacaagtagcggtcaaatGAGAAATGAATCGGgcaatataattcaaacgtcccaagaatcctctaaatTCTTTCTCGTTCCGTGGAGCAGGTGATAACACGTAATTATATCGTATATTAAGCTCGATTATAACATAAattgtttcattattttattataattatattttatgttggtattatgctggtattttaatgtgtttcaGGAATTTAATGTTTACGAAGCTCGTTTGAGAAAAGGAGTAAAAGGGGAAGAaatgaagatatatatatatatatatatatatatatatatatatatatgtgggcCCCATGCCACAAAAGTGACGTACGTCActtcatatatatttatatatatatgttatcacttcatatatatatatatatatatatatatatatatatatatatatatatatatatatatatatatatatatatatatatatatatatatatatatttatatatatgttatgaaaagaaaaagaagatgatgGAGACGCCCAGCATGCATGATGAAGACGCCCATCTCCAATCATGTTGGCCCAAGACCCACGTCTCCTTCAAGGCAGAAGCCACGTTACAATTTTGATCCGCCCGTCTCCGCCATTTtttccacttgagacgcacgtctcaatgACTTCCTCAAATTCTCCTATTTTCATGCCACGCTCTAAGTCAAAGTGGGCTACACTTCAGGAAGATTAAGGCCACGATTTAAGGACATGGAAGTTAGGAGGATGCACTATATAAAGAACCGGATATTCACGTAGAAAGGGTTAGACCATGCTTAGTCCCAGCCACTGTTTTTAGTTCAGTATTATTTTCCTTTCATTCCAGCAATTTTAATTCCAGCTTTTATTTCTACTTTCGTtcatattttctcacaacaatttctacaccggaaattgttgtgaacctttaacgaatctaaccttacgttagatttagtttttatttcccTGTTTTAATTTCTGctgaataatatttgaagaacaatccaaccaacctgtggtggaagtttaAGTACACCAAGATTCCAAGTTTAATTAATTCAgattatattattcaggtttattatttaccacctttatttatatttatttgcatgatatattgtatgcatgctaatatgcctattattatgaaccgaatctatttatgcatgtttaaccatattaatatgtcagGCTAATTTATTTatatgtcggtatgtaaagtaatttaaccgtagggatccgaaataaattggcttaaatatgttttattaaaaatcactcatttctggttttgtgtctaatttaatttgataatGTTATAAAACCAACAGatcgagagtttgaggttttagaactaataaaggttaaggtcaacagagcgagagtttgagattcttaactggatagtagacataggacattagttttaaggatggcaaaagcgtattaaaactgattagaatttatttactttcaaaaagtgtttttaaacccgacgctgGATGGAGAGAGCGTACATTAGGGAATACTtgcatgatccgagtcaacagagcgagagtttgagactaggagatttaagtagataacgtcttcatgaagcgggcattttattaaatatgatgttttcaaaaagcgtttctaaatctggtgggatggcgagagcgtacatcatgagttaggatcgtagtcttaatcaatagagcgagagtttgagaggatgACTTTTAAATGGCATAGTTAGTAAAggtttttgatttaattagaatctggccaatgaaatttcggatcacctaagttagaagaactacataccgatatcaacgcatttatattttacctagatctaagattttagtttccccttattaacaacccaaatatcattagccttagctttacatagtaactttggataacggtaggtcgatttatagtccctgtggattcgatatcttttaaaactacacgacacgactgtgcacttgcagttatcccgactaatagacacgcaaagtcgcgatcagcaggcatctcttgtatggcttttaccttTGTAGGGTCGACTTTAATACCTTTGCTGCTAACAATGAAACCTAGTAGCTTACTAGACCTCACACCAaaagtacacttgttcggattcagtctcagCTTGTACTTTTTCAACCTATCAAATAACTTCTGCAGGTGGAtgagatgttcttcttcagtgtttaactttgcaatcatatcatcgacatagacctcgatctctttgtgaatcatatcatggaacaaatTTACCATTGCACGCTGGTATGTTTCCcctgcattcttcaacccaaacgacatgactttgtaacagaaagtTCCCCAAGGAGTGGTGAAGGTtgtcttctccatatcttcaggcgccattttgatctgattataacctgaaaaaccatccataaaggaaaacactttgcattgtgcagtacttTCAACTAGTATATCAATATGTGGCAGGGGAAAGTCATCTTTAGGGCTGGCCTGATTCAGATCCCTATAATCTACACATATCCCGACCTTTCCATCTTTCTTAGGCACGGGTACTATATTGGAAATCAACGGTGGATAACTCACTACTTTTAGGAAACcgacattgaattgcttctcaacttCTTCCTTCATCTTCTGAGCCATGTCGGGTCTACTTCTCCGTAACTTCAGCTTAACCGGAGGGTTGTCTTCCTTGATTGGAAAACGGTGCatcacaatatcagtatcgagaccgggcatatcttcgtaagaccaGGCAAAAATCTCAACATAATCTCGTAGCATCCGAATCAGCCTTTGCTTGACAACCTCTTCTAActcggcccctatcttgacttctttcttttctttttcggtACCTAGATTCACAACCTCAAGCAGCTCTTCATGCGGTTGTAtggtcttttcttcttgctctagtagtCTAGCAAGTTTTCTAGGCACTTCACAGTCTTCCTCGCCTtcatcctcggcttggtagatcatATTTTCAAAGTCATAACTGGTAATAGCGGAGTCGTTATCAATGGGATCCAGAGTGGATGTGGATCTGCagtgtattatgtgggtgtgtgtaagaacacgtAGCTATTTTGAAAGCAAAGAATAGTAAAGAAAACGCGAATATTTAAATGCGAAAtgtccaatgttttattgaatgaaaatatgcttatgaaagaACCAGCCCTAACAAACGAACTGTGGTACCCCGGGCAAGACACACGGCTTTagagtttatttttttgaattacaGAAATAAAAACTTGGCAAacataaagaaaaacaaaaacaggAAACGACAATTACTCTCGGCTAAAGGAGATGGAGACAACGTCTTCAGCCTTCCAGTTGTCCAGACCTTTGTCAGAAGTATGGAAGATCCACTTGTCCAAATTGCAATTGCTCTCGCCTTCTTCTATAGCATTGACCCCTTTGCTGGTGAAATGAGACATTAAACCACCATAATGTGTGTGATGATTATCCTTCTGATTTCCGGTAGTACAACCTAAACCACGCTTGTACGATTTGTAAGGAACATCAATAAGTTGGCCCCAAatagtgcaaccaccttcttcgaccACAACCTTAGCATCcttcagagaagccattgttggagGAATTCTGGTGACTTTGGGAATAGTGGGAACATGTTTAGCAGCGGAGACAGCCTGAGGGATCAATTCAAATGTTTGGCAAGGAGTTTCAATAAATTCACCATCCACCTCAACATACCTGGACTCATTTACGTAACTCACCGCATATTCTTCCTCTCCGTGCAcagtgacaatctttcctttcaCCGGGTATTTTAGCTTCTGATGCAGGGTTGAAGTCgtagcatttgccccatgtatccatggGCGCCCAAGCAGACATGAATAAGAAGGATGgatgtccatcacatagaacacagtgtCAAAAGTATGGGAACCTACTCTGATTGGAAGCTCCACTTCTCCGTATACCATACTCTTCGAGCCATCAAAAGCTTTTACTATCACGTCGCTAGGTTTCAACATGATCCCTTCAGGGTTGAGTTTGTCCAGCACCATCTTGGGTAGTACGTTCAGAGATGAACCATTATCAACTAGTACATGGGCCATAGTGGTTCCCCTGTATTCAATGGAGATGTGAAAGGccttattgtgattctttccagcggGAATCAACTCAGCATCAAAAAACCCAAGATAATTGTCTGTCGTCAGGcttgcaatacaattctcgaaCTGgttgacagaaatctcttgtggtacatgtgcagcttttagGAACCTCATCAAAGCCTTTGCATGGGCCTCAGAACAAGTTAATAGTGATAGCATGGAAATTTTAGAGGCAGTATGCCCCAATCGTTCAATAACATCATAGTCACTCTTACGGATAATCTTCAGGATCTCATCCATCTCTTTCTGGGAAGGGTCTTCGGTAGTAACTTCAACAGGGACAGGTTCGAGCATTGGCCCTTTGCCTCTGACATCAGTAGCTGGATTGGGAGCAGGAACAGGAGGTGGACAtacaacatttggagaaatttccggGGAGAAaattcttccacttcttgtaactTTACTATTCCCTGCAATATTACCGACGTCAGGATTAATGATTTCAGCCATCTTATCGGTTAAAGGTTCCTGTTTTACATCATTAATATAGACATCAGCACCATAATTCCATGGAACAGCCTTGTCGGAGGAATATGGGATCGGCCCAGGCTTAGTGATGATTAGGGGGGCCACACGAGGTTCAGTAGTAATCTTGATGGGACCCTTGGTAGGAATTCTCAAAGGAGCCTTGGAAATCACTGACacgtcttcaatcttcaaaccacgggagaaaccttcgcacaaacTTTCTATGGAAGGAATCTTTTCAAACATGATAGTGCAACAATCTATCCAGCCTTGAATACCTCtcttcagattctcacaaccattgag
It encodes:
- the LOC131629517 gene encoding uncharacterized protein LOC131629517 — its product is MAINAIMDVVYVHDVRDLSIPLPVIKKKLLQASLFPGCDVGCYYCASQLNGCENLKRGIQGWIDCCTIMFEKIPSIESLCEGFSRGLKIEDVSVISKAPLRIPTKGPIKITTEPRVAPLIITKPGPIPYSSDKAVPWNYGADVYINDVKQEPLTDKMAEIINPDVGNIAGNSKVTRSGRIFSPEISPNVVCPPPVPAPNPATDVRGKGPMLEPVPVEVTTEDPSQKEMDEILKIIRKSDYDVIERLGHTASKISMLSLLTCSEAHAKALMRFLKAAHVPQEISVNQFENCIASLTTDNYLGFFDAELIPAGKNHNKAFHISIEYRGTTMAHVLVDNGSSLNVLPKMVLDKLNPEGIMLKPSDVIVKAFDGSKSMVYGEVELPIRVGSHTFDTVFYVMDIHPSYSCLLGRPWIHGANATTSTLHQKLKYPVKGKIVTVHGEEEYAVSYVNESRYVEVDGEFIETPCQTFELIPQAVSAAKHVPTIPKVTRIPPTMASLKDAKVVVEEGGCTIWGQLIDVPYKSYKRGLGCTTGNQKDNHHTHYGGLMSHFTSKGVNAIEEGESNCNLDKWIFHTSDKGLDNWKAEDVVSISFSRE